The genomic interval CCTCACTCAAGTCCCGAGTCCCCTGGGCCGAAACCCCAGGGGAGATCCGGCAAACGCTGGAGTCTCGAGCGGGAGGGCGCCATGACAGAGGGCACCACGGATTCGCGATACAGCGCAAGACAAGTTCTCGTGCGGCTCTTGCGCCGGGCTCTAGACAGAGGTGTTGGCAACACCGGTGGATCTTCAGGCGCCCAGCTTCGGATTCGGGGCGGGGCGGATGAGGAGCTTCTGGTCCGCTCGGTGATGCGCCATCGGGTGGCTGCATTCCTCCATCCCGCCCTCGAAGAAGGTCTCCTCGGTGAAGAGCTGCCGATTGATTTCGTGGGACTCTGCCGTCAAGCCTATTTCACCACGCTGCGGCGGAATCTCGTTGCCATGGATGTGGGAGAAGCGCTGCTTTCGGTGCTGGAGGATCGCGGGCTCTCCGCCGTGCCGCGCGGGCCCTGGGCGCTCGCACGCGGGTCGGCACCCGTGCATCACGATCCCGGCGAGCGGCCGATCGGCCCGCTCGAGCTGGCGCTGCCAGCCGAGGTGGAGCTCGAGGTGCGGGACGTGGCACGAGGATTTGGCTTCGAGGCGCGCGACGCTGGCGGGGTCGTCTGGAAATCCATGGGCCGGATGGATCTTGCCCTCCAACTCCGAAGAAACGCGCCTGGCAGCGGCGCCTATGCGTCGCTTCTCGATGCGGCTGCCGGGCTCGAACGAGATCGTTTCCAGTGCTGGGTCGGGCTGCTCGACGTGCACCGGCTCGTCGTTGCGGGTGGTTTTTCGCCCTATTTGCTCGGACGCCAGGCGAAGAAGGAGGGGCTCGGCCGGGCGGTCGGCAGCTCTCTGCGCCTGGCCCGTTCCGTGCTGGCGACTCCGGTCCCGGCGCCGTGGCGGGCAAGGGCCCATCAGCACCGTGACCGGGGGAGGGTGATCCCTCCCGCCTTCCCGCCCTCTACGGCTCTCCTGTAGGTCATGGATTGGAAGAAACCCCAATCAGGGCCGTGGAGACCCCCGAAAACCGCGTTTCCAATAGCAGCGGATCCGGCGGAGGGCGTACAATCAGCGCATCACGCACGACGCTCCGAGTTGCGTGGCTGGTGCAGAACGCAGGCTCCGATGCTGGGAGAGGACTAATGAAGCAGCTCATCGAGGCGATCGTCCATTCTCTCGTAGACAAACCCGAAGAGGTCCAGATCAAGGAAGTAGTCGGCGACCATGCTCATGTCCTCGAGCTGCGGGTCGCGAAGGATGATCTGGGGAAAGTGATCGGGAAGGGCGG from bacterium carries:
- a CDS encoding nucleotidyltransferase family protein, with product MTEGTTDSRYSARQVLVRLLRRALDRGVGNTGGSSGAQLRIRGGADEELLVRSVMRHRVAAFLHPALEEGLLGEELPIDFVGLCRQAYFTTLRRNLVAMDVGEALLSVLEDRGLSAVPRGPWALARGSAPVHHDPGERPIGPLELALPAEVELEVRDVARGFGFEARDAGGVVWKSMGRMDLALQLRRNAPGSGAYASLLDAAAGLERDRFQCWVGLLDVHRLVVAGGFSPYLLGRQAKKEGLGRAVGSSLRLARSVLATPVPAPWRARAHQHRDRGRVIPPAFPPSTALL
- a CDS encoding KH domain-containing protein, encoding MKQLIEAIVHSLVDKPEEVQIKEVVGDHAHVLELRVAKDDLGKVIGKGGAHASAIRTLMAAASGKEKKRYILEIIEY